A window from Nitrosopumilus adriaticus encodes these proteins:
- a CDS encoding universal stress protein, translating to MVNNILVPYDFTNFGDLAFDKAMEIAKKFDSKLTLISVIGSDIDTSGMSLSRAEEAHDESENKAKEDLNKLKNSNIVENVSISVEIVHNSSSSDGILLFAEKNNTDLIVMGSHGRSGFKKVVLGSVASNVVAKARCPVMIVKPPKS from the coding sequence ATGGTAAATAACATCCTAGTTCCTTATGATTTTACAAATTTTGGTGACTTGGCATTTGATAAAGCAATGGAGATTGCAAAAAAATTTGATTCAAAACTAACTCTGATTTCAGTTATTGGAAGTGATATTGACACATCTGGAATGTCCTTGTCACGTGCTGAGGAGGCACATGATGAATCTGAGAATAAAGCAAAAGAAGATTTGAATAAACTAAAAAATTCAAACATTGTTGAAAATGTGTCAATCTCAGTTGAAATAGTTCACAATTCTTCAAGTTCTGATGGCATTCTTTTATTTGCAGAGAAGAACAATACAGATTTAATTGTAATGGGTTCTCATGGCAGGTCTGGTTTTAAAAAAGTCGTACTTGGAAGTGTGGCATCTAATGTTGTGGCAAAAGCACGATGTCCTGTGATGATAGTCAAGCCTCCAAAATCATAA
- a CDS encoding DUF3179 domain-containing protein codes for MNFKVFFLIVIVGIALLAFGVLFGMYSSNQSTIENSEEPGNVTSKLSLMETNGEKHLIPLDKIKGGGPPKDGIPSIDNPVFASISDSHFMSDSDTVIGLEINGQAKAYPLFILVWHEIVNDNVGGTPVSVTYCPLCYTNQVFERTIDGQEVEFGTSGKLYNSNLLMYDRFTESYWSQALGMAVTGELSGYELNLIPFDVITWGDWKKIHPDTLVLTTETGHIRSYATDPYGNYYTEPRIMFPVENRDDRMNPKEIVIGLHQDDIYKAYKQNEIESKVVINDFVGNTPILLVSLFSENSRAFERIIDDEMLDFEYSDGKILDLQTNSEWNYDGFSISGKYQGKQLERMPIEPGFWFSWIAFHPDTLVFGDV; via the coding sequence TTGAACTTTAAGGTATTCTTTCTAATTGTAATAGTAGGTATTGCTCTTTTGGCATTTGGCGTTTTATTTGGAATGTATTCTTCTAATCAATCAACTATAGAAAATTCTGAAGAGCCTGGCAATGTTACTTCAAAACTTTCTCTGATGGAAACAAATGGAGAAAAGCACCTGATACCGCTTGATAAAATTAAAGGAGGAGGTCCCCCAAAGGACGGAATTCCATCAATAGATAACCCTGTATTTGCAAGCATTTCTGATTCTCACTTTATGTCTGACTCTGATACAGTAATTGGATTAGAAATTAACGGTCAGGCAAAAGCCTACCCTCTCTTTATTTTGGTATGGCATGAAATTGTAAATGACAATGTTGGTGGTACTCCGGTATCTGTAACTTATTGTCCACTGTGTTATACCAATCAGGTTTTTGAGAGAACTATCGATGGGCAAGAAGTAGAATTTGGTACTTCTGGAAAATTATACAACAGTAATTTGTTGATGTATGATAGATTCACCGAATCATATTGGAGTCAGGCACTTGGAATGGCAGTAACTGGAGAGCTGAGTGGATATGAATTGAATTTGATTCCTTTTGATGTTATTACTTGGGGTGATTGGAAAAAAATTCATCCTGATACATTGGTGTTAACTACTGAAACAGGACACATTCGTTCGTATGCAACAGATCCTTATGGAAATTATTACACTGAACCAAGAATAATGTTTCCAGTAGAAAACAGAGATGATAGAATGAATCCAAAAGAAATCGTCATTGGTTTACATCAAGATGACATCTACAAAGCTTACAAACAAAATGAAATTGAATCTAAAGTTGTGATCAATGATTTTGTAGGTAACACTCCAATTCTTCTTGTTTCATTATTTTCTGAAAACTCTCGTGCATTTGAGAGAATAATTGACGATGAAATGTTGGACTTTGAATACTCTGATGGTAAAATTCTTGATTTGCAAACAAATTCAGAATGGAATTATGATGGTTTCTCAATATCTGGAAAATACCAAGGAAAGCAATTAGAACGAATGCCTATAGAACCTGGGTTTTGGTTTTCATGGATTGCATTTCATCCTGACACACTAGTTTTTGGAGATGTGTAA